In Halobacterium sp. R2-5, one DNA window encodes the following:
- the fmdA gene encoding formamidase, with product MPEVKFEVDVDSPPDEQPGANPFNRWHPDIPAVVEVDDGETARLEALDWTGGQITDNDDPNEVRDVDLSQVHYLAGPVHVNGAEPGDLLKVEFLDMGPLNGRSEFGFTGTFSQQNGGGFLTDHFPNAAKSIWEIDGYTVSSRHVPDVRYEGKIHPGLAGCAPSQELLEEWNEREQELIDKFEEDPESIPNHPTKKSEPGVANPPTPEGAQMGEMDPEEAEAAAEEAARTVPPREHGGNHDIKDLSIGSTVYFPVYVEGGKFGVGDFHASQGDGEVTFCGAIEMAGYVDCKFEVVKNGMEDHGVTHPIFEPGHRGPNFENYVTFCGYSVTEDGEQKYIDSHTAYRRACLQAIDYLKKFGYTGQQALHILGTVPVEGRQSGVVDVPNACSTLALPTGAFEFDISPGSLGNAEDRGDLVVTDEPLE from the coding sequence ATGCCCGAAGTAAAATTCGAGGTCGACGTTGACAGCCCGCCCGACGAACAACCCGGAGCCAATCCCTTCAACCGCTGGCACCCTGACATCCCCGCTGTCGTCGAAGTCGACGACGGTGAGACCGCTCGCCTCGAAGCCCTCGACTGGACCGGCGGCCAGATTACCGACAACGACGACCCGAACGAAGTACGGGACGTCGACCTCAGCCAGGTTCACTACCTGGCCGGCCCGGTTCACGTCAACGGCGCCGAACCCGGCGACCTCCTGAAAGTCGAGTTCCTCGACATGGGGCCGCTCAACGGTCGCTCCGAGTTCGGCTTCACCGGCACCTTCTCACAGCAGAACGGTGGCGGTTTCCTCACCGACCACTTCCCGAACGCCGCCAAGTCCATCTGGGAAATCGACGGCTACACGGTTTCCTCCAGACACGTCCCCGACGTTCGCTACGAGGGGAAGATCCACCCCGGACTGGCAGGGTGTGCGCCCAGCCAGGAGCTCCTAGAGGAGTGGAACGAACGGGAACAGGAACTCATCGACAAGTTCGAAGAGGACCCCGAGTCCATTCCCAACCACCCGACCAAAAAGTCGGAACCGGGCGTCGCAAACCCGCCGACACCGGAAGGGGCCCAGATGGGCGAGATGGACCCCGAGGAAGCCGAGGCGGCGGCCGAGGAGGCCGCCCGAACGGTCCCACCGCGCGAACACGGCGGCAACCACGACATCAAGGACCTCTCCATCGGGTCGACCGTGTACTTCCCGGTCTACGTCGAGGGCGGCAAGTTCGGCGTCGGCGACTTCCACGCTTCCCAAGGCGACGGCGAAGTCACGTTCTGTGGCGCCATCGAGATGGCCGGCTACGTCGACTGCAAGTTCGAAGTCGTCAAAAACGGGATGGAAGACCACGGCGTCACCCACCCCATCTTCGAACCGGGGCATCGCGGCCCCAACTTCGAGAACTACGTCACCTTCTGTGGCTACTCGGTTACCGAGGACGGCGAGCAGAAGTACATCGACTCGCACACGGCCTACCGCCGGGCGTGTCTACAGGCTATCGACTACCTGAAGAAATTCGGGTACACGGGCCAGCAGGCCCTGCACATCCTGGGAACGGTCCCCGTCGAAGGCCGGCAGAGCGGCGTCGTCGACGTGCCGAACGCGTGTTCGACGCTCGCGCTCCCGACCGGGGCCTTCGAGTTCGACATCTCGCCCGGGAGTCTCGGCAACGCCGAGGATCGCGGGGACCTCGTCGTCACCGACGAGCCGCTTGAATAG
- a CDS encoding MOSC N-terminal beta barrel domain-containing protein, protein MAHVENLWVYPIKGLDRMTVETISINDAGTFQGDREYALLDPEENNVIEDRFDSVGKTFNGKEIDHTHEVRSAFEPDSHELTLTMRESGEEVTFDLRTERDTASEWFSEFVGEPVELRHREPPSFIDRPKLGPSVISTGTLEEVASWFDDMTVEGARIRLRPNIEIGGVPPFWEDRFLGDDPSGFEINGAWFDGAEACARCVVPSRDPDTGEPIEDFEQRFAEYREETLPDWAPREEFEHFFTVMLITKVPEDDYGSTISVGNEVTVGDTLEV, encoded by the coding sequence ATGGCTCACGTCGAGAACCTCTGGGTCTACCCGATCAAGGGATTGGACCGGATGACAGTCGAAACGATCAGCATCAACGACGCTGGCACTTTCCAAGGGGACAGAGAGTACGCGCTGTTAGACCCCGAAGAAAACAACGTGATCGAGGACCGCTTCGATTCGGTCGGCAAGACGTTCAACGGGAAAGAGATCGACCACACTCACGAGGTGCGATCGGCCTTCGAACCGGACTCCCACGAACTCACTTTGACGATGCGCGAGAGCGGAGAGGAGGTCACGTTCGACCTGCGAACCGAACGCGACACCGCGAGTGAATGGTTCAGTGAGTTCGTTGGAGAGCCGGTCGAACTACGCCATCGAGAACCGCCGTCGTTTATCGACCGGCCGAAGCTGGGTCCATCGGTCATCAGCACCGGGACCCTCGAAGAAGTGGCATCGTGGTTCGACGACATGACTGTGGAGGGGGCGCGGATTCGCCTCCGGCCGAATATCGAAATCGGCGGTGTCCCACCCTTCTGGGAGGACCGTTTCCTCGGCGACGACCCCTCCGGATTCGAAATTAACGGGGCCTGGTTCGACGGTGCTGAAGCCTGTGCACGCTGCGTCGTTCCCTCGAGAGATCCCGACACTGGAGAGCCGATCGAGGACTTCGAGCAGCGATTCGCGGAGTATCGCGAGGAGACACTTCCGGACTGGGCACCGAGGGAGGAGTTCGAACACTTCTTTACCGTCATGCTCATCACGAAGGTGCCAGAGGACGACTACGGGAGTACGATAAGCGTCGGCAACGAGGTTACGGTCGGTGACACGCTCGAGGTGTAG